ATACATCCCGACCAGGCGCACATAGCCGCCCAGCGGAATCCACTTGAACCCATACTCGGTCTCCCCGCGTCTGAAGGACCATATCTTGGGCCCGAATCCGGCGAAGAACTCGGTGACCTTGACCCCGAAGATTTTCGCCGGGATGAAGTGGCCACACTCGTGCAACAACACCGACAGGATGATGAGGGCGAAGAAGAGGATTCCCGCCAGAACCTCGATGAGAACGGTCACTGGCCGCGTCCCTGTGCGCACAGCTCGGCGGCGCGGCGCCGACCCCACGAGTCGGCGGCCAGCACGGCGTCGAGGCTGAGGTTTTCGTCACCGATGTGACGAGCGCCAGGCTCGCCATTGCCGTCTTGCGTCAGGTGCTCGTCGAGGACGGTTGCGATGGTGTCGGTGATGTCGAGGAATCCGATGCGGCCCTCGCAGAAGGCGTCGACACACGACTCGTTGGCGGCATTGAACACAGCCGGCGCGGTACCGGCAGCCTTGCCCGCACGTCGAGCCAGCTCCACTGCCCCGAAGGTCTCGTTGTCCAGTGGCTCGAAGGTCCACTGGGTGGCCGTCGACCAGTCGCAACACGCTGCGGCCTCGGGGAGACGATCGGGCCACGACAGCCCCAAGGCGATGGGCAACTTCATGTCGGGAGGGGAGGCCTGGGCAATGGTGGCGCCATCCCAGAACTCCACCATGGAGTGAACGATGGACTGGGGATGGACGACGACGGTGATGTCGTCGAGGTCGACGTCATAGAGCAGGGCGGCCTCGAGCAGCTCCAGCCCCTTGTTGACCAGGGTCGAGGAGTTGATGGTGATGACGCGTCCCATGTTCCAGGTGGGGTGCTTCATGGCGTCGGCAGCGGTGACATCGGCGAGGGACTGCCTGTCACGGCCGCGGAACGGACCACCGGAGGCCGTCAGGACGAGGCGGCGCACCTCATTGCGCCTTCCCCCACGCAGGCACTGGGCGAAGGCGGAGTGCTCGGAGTCGACCGCGACGATTTGTCCGGGAGCGGCTGCCTGGGTGACGAGCTTGCCACCAATGACCAGGGATTCCTTGTTTGCCAGGGCCAAGGTCGTCCCGGCGGCCAGGGTTGCCAGCGTCGGGCGCAGACCAGCAGCTCCGGTGATGGCGTTGCAGACGACGTCAGCGGGCATCCCAGCCAGCTGGGTCGAGGCCTGCGGGCCGGTCAGAATCTGGGGGTTGGGCACCGGAATGTCACGCGACCCAGCCTGGACCGCCAGTGCTCGCAGGAGTTCCTCGGCGGCGTCCTGGCGTGCCAGTGCCACCACGGGGATGGAGAAGTCGAGCACCTGCTGGGCCAGCAGACCCACATCGGAACCACCTGCCGATACGCCGACGACCTCGAAGTGGTCGCGACGTGAGGCAATGACCTCCAGGGTCTGCGTTCCGATCGAGCCGGTGGAGCCGAGAATGATGACCTTCTTCACCCTGCCAGTCTGTCACGACCGTTCCAGGAGGACCGATTCGAGGGAGAATCCGTTCATTCAGCGCCCCGAGGCCCTGGTCACCGGCCCTACAGTGGGCTCATGATCGACAGTGTCCTCGACATCACCGCCGATGCCCTCGAACAGGCCGGAGTCCACCCGCACCGACTCATCGTCCGTCAGCACGGACAGGTCGTCGGTCGACGCCGCTGGGCACCCTGGAGCCCCGAGGTCCCCAGCCTGGTCTATTCCTGCTCGAAGACCTTCACCTCTGCAGCCGTCGGCATCGCGGTGGATCGTGGCGCTTTCGGCTACGACGACACCCTGGCCGATCTGTTGCCTGCCGCCTGCACCGACCAGACCGGCCCGCTGGCAAGGTCCATCACGGTCGGTGATGTCCTGGCGATGGCAACCGGCCACTCCCCCGAACAACTCGCAGAACCTCCTCTGGGTCTGCTGAGGATTCCCGACACCGAAACCGCCAAGCTGTGGCTGGCGACCGAGCCTGCCCGACGTCGTGGGGTCGACTTCGCCTACAACAACCTCGGCACCTGGATGCTGTCTCGGGTCGTGCGCCGACACACCGGGGTCGACGTCGACACCATCATCACCCGAGAAGTGCTGGAGCCGCTGGGCTGCGGGCCGCACGCATGGGTCTGCGACAAGGACGGGATATCGCTGGGATTCAGCGGTCTGCACATCGACGCCGAGGACATGGGCCGATTCGCCCAGCTCCTCCTCGACGACGGCATCCATGACGGCACGCGTCTGCTCCCCCAGGAATGGATCGAACAACACCGGGTCAAACAGGTCGAATCCGATGGGCTCACTGGCCCCGAGTGGGGGCTGGGTTATGGCTGGCAGACCTGGATATCGAGCCACGGTTACCGTCTCGACGGCGCCTTCGGTCAGTTTGCCCTCGTCATCCCCGAGGTTGACGCCGTCGTCGTCATGACCAATGAGGTCGGAGAAGGACCTGGGGACAAGCAGGCCATACTGCAGATCGTCTGGGACCACCTTGTGCCGGCACTGGCAGAGGGGATCGATCCCGAACCCGAGGAGATCGTGCGCATCCTGCCCACGGTGCGCGGCCAGTTTGACCCGACGCGCTCGGTGCAAGGCATCAGCGACGGTTCTCACATCGTCGTCTCCCCTCGCGGTGATGGTGAGGCCTGGGCGATGTCCTGGCGCTTCACCCAACCCCAGTTCGGCATCGTCGATGCCGCCGTGGACATTGTGGTCGGACACGAGGAATGGTTGAGGTCCCACTGTCAGGTCGGTGAGGGCTTCGTCGACATCGCAGCCAGCGGTGGGTGGCAGGGAGACACCTTCGTCGCCAAGCTCGACGTCATCTCCAGCCCTCATGGCCTCACTGTGCGGATGGGACCGGATACCACGACGATCCAATGGGATTGCGACCCCCTTGACCCGCGTGGTCTCTTCGGGTTGGTCCACCCGGAGCCGCGCTGAGGAGGTGACCCCGCCCATCATGGTCGGCAGCCTGTACCACGGCCGAGCCTTGCCGGTGTGGCCACTGCCGGCCACGATGCCGCGAGATCACCTCATCGCCGGTCATCCTCGCCTCCTCGGCCCCGCGCGGAGGCGGTGGACGCAACTCAGACGACACCCATCGCGATGACGGCGTCGGCCACCTTGGTGAATCCGGCAATATTGGCGCCCATGACGTAGTCACCCGGGTGACCGTAGGCCTCGGCGGTCTCGATGCAACGGTCGTGGATGTCGGCCATGATCTGCTGGAGTCGGGCTTCGGTGGCGTCGAAATCCCAGGAGTCGCGGGCAGCATTCTGCTGCATCTCCAGGGCAGAGGTGGCCACACCACCGGCGTTGGAGGCCTTGCCGGGAGCAAAGAGCACACCGGCCTCCTGGAAGGCGCGCACAGCCTCGGGGGTACACGGCATGTTGGCCCCCTCGGCCACGGCAACCACGCCGTTGCGGATCAGCGTGGCGGCCGCCTGACCGTCGAGCTCGTTCTGAGTGGCACAGGGCAGGGCGACGTCAACCGCGGTGTCCCAGATGGAGCCGTCGGTGTGGAAGGTGGCCGAGTCACGACGAGCGGCGTACTCGCAGATACGGGCCCGTTCGACCTCCTTGACCTGCTTGAGCAAGGCGACGTCGATGCCCTTCTCATCAACGACATATCCGCTGGAGTCCGAGCATGCGACAACGGTCGCACCAAGATCTTGGGCCTTCTCGATGGCATAGATGGCGACATTGCCCGATCCGGAGACGGTCACTCGCAACCCGTCCAGCGACTTTCCGCGGGTTGCCAGCATGGACTGGACGAAGAAGACAGTGCCGTAACCGGTGGCCTCGGTGCGCACGAGGGACCCGCCCCAGGTGAGCCCCTTTCCAGTGAGGACCCCCGACTCGTGACGGTTGGTGATCCGCTTGTACTGGCCGAAGAGGAAACCGATCTCACGTCCGCCGACCCCGATGTCGCCGGCAGGCACGTCGGTGTTCTCACCGAGATGACGGTAGAGCTCGGTCATGAATGACTGGCAGAACCTCATGACCTCACCGTCGGAGGCCTCGTGCGGGTCAAAGTCCGAGCCACCCTTGGCCCCACCGATCGGCATTCCGGTCAGCGCGTTCTTGAAGATCTGCTCAAAGCCGAGGAACTTGATGGTTCCCAGGTACACCGAAGGGTGGAATCGCAGTCCGCCCTTGAAGGGGCCCAGCACAGAGGAGTATTCGACACGGAAGCCACGGTTGATGCGCACCTTGCCCTTGTCGTCGAACCACGGGACTCGGAAGATGATCTGACGCTCCGGTTCGCAAATACGCGACAGCACTGCCGCTTCGACGTACTGCGGGTTCTTCTGGAGCACCGGGCCGAGGGACTCGAAGACCTCCCGCACGGCTTGATGGAACTCTGACTCTCCCGGGTTGCGCTTCAGCACCTCTTGGTAGGCGTCCTCCAGCTGGCTGTCCATCCAGCACCCTCCTTCATGTGTAGGCGTTACTCGGATGATTTTCGCACCACTTGCGCCAGCGTCACCCCACTGGGTCACCCAGTGGACTCAGTTTCCCAACCCTTCCGAGCGTCCCACAGCAGCCAACTGCCCGCATGCCCCATCAATGTCGGAACCTCGGGTGTCGCGCACCGTCACCGGAATCTTCCAGCGCTCCAGGGTCTGGACGAAGGCGTCCTGATCCTCCGGACGCGAGGCCGTCCAGCGCGACCCCGGAGTCGGGTTGAGCGGGATGAGGTTGACATGAGCCCACGTCCAGTCGCCGCGACGACGGATCTGGCGAGCCAGCACAGCGGCACGATCAGCTTGGTCGTTGATGTCCTTCATGAGGGCGTACTCGATCGAGACCCGACGCTTGGTTTTCTCGGCGTACTGCCATGCGGCGTCAAGGAGTTCGTCGACCTTCCACCGGCGATTGACCGGGATGAGCTCGTCACGCAGCTCATCGTCGGGGGCATGCAAGGAGACAGCCAGGGTGACCGGTATTGCCTCTTCGGTCAACGCCTTGATACGCGGCACGAGACCGACCGTCGACACCGTCAGGGCACGAGCGCTCATACCCACCCCGTCGGGACCATCAGCGGTCAGGGTGCGAATGGCGGACAACACCGAACGGTAATTGGCCATCGGCTCACCCATTCCCATGAAGACGATGTTGTGCACCCGACCGTTGGCTCCAGGAACCTCGCCGGCCGCGATGAGGCGGTTGGCTGCCAACACCTGACTCACGATCTCAGCGCTGGACATGTTGCGCTGGATACCTCCCTGACCGGTCGCACAGAACGGGCAGGCCATGCCGCAGCCAGCCTGGGAGGAGATGCACAAGGTGGTGCGAGCCGCAGAATGACGGGTCGGGGGATAATGCATGAGAACCGACTCCACCAGCGCACCGCCGTGCAGCCGCCACAGGGTCTTCACGGTCATGCCACGATCACACGACTGCCGGGAGACCTCGGTCAGCAGACTCGGGAACCACGCGTCGGCCACCTGTTGACGAACCGACTTGGGCAGATCAGTCCACTCGGTGGGGTCAACCTCCCAGCGGTCAAAGACGTGGGCGGAAATCTGGCGAGCGCGGAAGGCCGGCAGGCCAAGGTCCTTGACAGCCTGCACCCTCTCCTCGACGCTCAGGTCAATCCAATGCCGAGGCGGCTTGGTGCGCTTCGGGCTCCGAACCACAACAGGGATTTCCTTGTCAGCCAGCGGTGTGGCGGGCAGCACCAGTCCCGACGGCGACACGCTCGAACGGTCGGATTGTGCGTCAGTCACGACATTCCTCTCAGGATCAAGGTCAGCCACCATGGAGTCGTCCACAGTGGCTGCAAGGTTCTCAGGTGCGATCAGATGGCAGGGACAGCCTCGCTCACAGCACCAAGGACATGACGAGCCAGGCGAAGGGTGCCGAGAACAGCACCGAGTCCAGCCGGTCCATGATCCCGCCGTGGCCGGGCAGGAAGTTCGACATGTCCTTGATACCGGCATCGCGTTTGATCATCGACTCGACGAAATCTCCCGCAGTCCCAGTGAACGCGAGAACCACCCCGAGGAGCAAACCGGCCCAGACCGGAGCCGAGAGCAAGCCGCCCAGACAGGCCCAGCCGACCAAGGCCGCCGTGATGACAGATCCGGCGAACCCCTCCCAACTCTTCTTGGGGCTGATCCTGGGGGCCATCTTGTGCTTGCCGAAGAGCACGCCCACGGCGTAGCCGCCAGTGTCGGAGGCAACAATGCACAGAATCCAGGTGGCGATGCGACGGCTACCTCCGTCGTCTCCCATCATGAGTGGGACGAAGCAGCCCAGCAGCGGCAGGTAGGCGATGGTGAACAGGCTTGCCGCGACGTCCTTGACGAATCCTTGGGAACCGCGCGGCAAACGCCACGCCATGGCCGCGACCGTCGTCGCCCCCAATGTGGCGACAAGGAACGTGTTGGGCAGGATGTGAAGGTTCATCGTCGAGGCCGCGTAGGCTCCGATGACCATCACCACGGTGCCGACGCAGATAGGCACCACCGCAGAATTCATCCCCAACCGAGCCATCGCTCGGTGCAACTCAATGGCTCCAGCCACCAGGGCCAGGGCCATGAGCAGGACGAACCCCCAGTGCCACCACCCGACGGTGCCGATAACGGCCCCGCACAACACCAGACCCGTGATGATGGCGGCAGGAAGATCACGGCCAGCACGTGGGGTACGTGTGGCCGTGGCCTTGTTCTGGGAGGTTCCCATCCCGAATCCGATCAGATCTCGAGCAGCTCGCTCTCCTTGGACTTCAAGAGCTCGTCGATCTGCTCGACATATTTGCGGGTCACCTGGTCAAGCTCCTTCTCCAGACGAGTCAACTCGTCCTCGGAGATCTCCTTGTCCTTCTCCTGCTTCTTGACGACATCGTTGCTGGCGCGACGGACGTTGCGCACGGCGATGCGGCCTTCCTCAGCCTTGGTCTTGGCCATCTTGATGTATTCCTTGCGGCGCTCCTCGGTGAGGGCCGGCAGGACACAACGCACGACGTTGCCGTCATTGGAGGGATTGACGCCCAAATCAGAGTCGCGGACGGCCTTCTCGACCTCGTTGACACAGCTCTTGTCAAACGGGGCGATGAGGATGGTACGAGCCTCCGGAACCTGGAAGGTCGCAAGCTGCTGCAGTGGGGTGGGTGTGCCGTAGTACTCGACCATGATCTTGTTGAACATGGCGGGGTTGGCGCGCCCGGTGCGGATGGTCGCGAACTCCTCGCGGGCGTGGTCGACCGCTGACCCCATCTTCTTCTCGGCGTCCTTGATGATGTCGCTCACAGTGATGTCCTTCCTTGGTGTGTCTTCGATGGTTCAGCGATGGACGGTGGTACCGATGTCCTCACCGTTGATGACGCGGGCGATGTTGTCCGGGGTCTCAAGGTTGAAGAAGACCATCGTCAGGTCATTGTCCCTGGCCATGGCGACGGCGGTGGCGTCGGCAACCTTGAGGTCACGCGACAGGAACTCATCGTAGGTCAGTTCGTCAAACTTGTGGGCGTTCGGGTTGGTCTTCGGATCGCAGTCATACACACCGTCCACACCCTGCTTGCCCATGAGCAGCACTTCGGCACCAATCTCAAGGGCGCGCTGTGCGGCGACGGTGTCGGTCGAGAAGTACGGCATACCGGACCCAGCGCCGAAGATGACGACTCGTCCCTTCTCCATGTGACGCTCGGCCTTACGCGGGATGTACGGCTCAGCGACCTGGCCCATCGTGATCGCGGTCTGGACGCGGGTGTCGACCCCGGCCTTCTCGCAAAAATCCTGCAGGGCGAGGCAGTTCATGACAGTTCCGAGCATTCCCATGTAATCGGCGCGATCACGCTGCATGCCGTGTTGCTGAAGCTCAGCGCCACGGAAGAAGTTTCCTCCTCCGACGACGACGGCCACCTGGACGCCGCTGTTGGCGATCTCGGCGATCTCGCGGGCCTTGGCGGCCACGACATCAGCGTCGACACCGACTCCTCCCCCTCCGAAAACCTCTCCGGACAACTTGAGAAGAACTCGGTTGTAGCGCTCTGGCATCATCTCTCCTGGTCAGCGAACCTTGACGCGGGATGCGTCACCCCAGCTTAGCCCGAGGACGGCTAACGCCGCAGTCCGTCATCGTCTCGACCAACAGTCACAACCGAAAACTCTGACGCGACTGGCCCAAGTTCTCTGGTTCTCGGCGAAACCGCGAGTCGGAGAACGACGAACGGTCCCACCATGCGGTGGGACCGTTCGCGGTCAATCATCCCCGGTTCGTACCGGGATGGGGTCACTCTCCAGCGGAGAAGCGCACGAAGCGCTTGATGGTGACTCCGGCGGCCTCGAGGGTCTGGGCGACGGACTTCTTGTCGTCGGAGATGGCCGGCTGGTCGAGCAGGCAATTCTCCTTGTAGAAGCCGTTGAGACGGCCATCGACGATGCGGTCGATGATCTTCTCGGGCTTGCCCTCCTCGCGGGCGATGTCAGCGGCGACGGTGCGCTCGTGCTCGATGACGTCAGCAGGGACCTCGTCGCGAGACAGCCAGCGCGGGCTCATGGCGGCGATCTGCAGGCACACTCCGTGGACGGTCTCCATGTCGTCACCGGCGTACTCGACCATCACGCCGACCTGCGGGGGCAGGTCCTGGGAACGACGGTGCAGGTACACGTGAGCGTTGCCGTCAAAGTGGGCGGCGTTGGCGAGCTCGATCTTCTCACCAATCGTGGCGGCCAGGCCGCCGAGCTTGTCAGCGACGGTGGTGCCGTCAGCCAGAACGGCAGCGTTGGCGGCATCCGTGGAGTCGGCTCCGGCCTTCTCGACGGCCTCGGCGATCTCCTTGGCAGCGGCGATGAACTCCTCGTTCTTGGCGACGAAGTCGGTCTCGGAGCCGATGTGCACCAGGGAGGTGCCGGCAGCGGCGACCAGGCCGTTGCTGGCCTCGCGGTCGGAGCGCTTGGCAGCCTTGGCGGCGCCGGAGACACGCAGGATGTCAACGGCCTTGTCGAAGTCGCCGTCGGCCTCGGTGAGGGCCTTCTTGGCGTCCATCATGCCGGCGCCGGTGGCGTCGCGCAGCTTCTTGACCTCAGCAGCAGTGATAGCCATGGGTAATCTCAGTCCTGTCTAGACGTGGGCGAACTTCAGTTGGACTTCTCGGCCTCATCGGCCTTGTCAGCATCGGCCTTCGGCTCCTCAGCCTCGGCCTCGGTCTTGTTCTCAGCCTTGGCGTCGCCACCCTCGAGGAGCTCGCGCTCCCAATCAGGCATGGGCTCGGCCTCGGCAGCCTGGTCACCGGACTTGCCGGAGGAGCGAGCCATGAGGCCCTCGGCGACGGCGTCGGCGATGATACGGGTC
The genomic region above belongs to Cutibacterium equinum and contains:
- the frr gene encoding ribosome recycling factor yields the protein MSDIIKDAEKKMGSAVDHAREEFATIRTGRANPAMFNKIMVEYYGTPTPLQQLATFQVPEARTILIAPFDKSCVNEVEKAVRDSDLGVNPSNDGNVVRCVLPALTEERRKEYIKMAKTKAEEGRIAVRNVRRASNDVVKKQEKDKEISEDELTRLEKELDQVTRKYVEQIDELLKSKESELLEI
- a CDS encoding serine hydrolase domain-containing protein, with protein sequence MIDSVLDITADALEQAGVHPHRLIVRQHGQVVGRRRWAPWSPEVPSLVYSCSKTFTSAAVGIAVDRGAFGYDDTLADLLPAACTDQTGPLARSITVGDVLAMATGHSPEQLAEPPLGLLRIPDTETAKLWLATEPARRRGVDFAYNNLGTWMLSRVVRRHTGVDVDTIITREVLEPLGCGPHAWVCDKDGISLGFSGLHIDAEDMGRFAQLLLDDGIHDGTRLLPQEWIEQHRVKQVESDGLTGPEWGLGYGWQTWISSHGYRLDGAFGQFALVIPEVDAVVVMTNEVGEGPGDKQAILQIVWDHLVPALAEGIDPEPEEIVRILPTVRGQFDPTRSVQGISDGSHIVVSPRGDGEAWAMSWRFTQPQFGIVDAAVDIVVGHEEWLRSHCQVGEGFVDIAASGGWQGDTFVAKLDVISSPHGLTVRMGPDTTTIQWDCDPLDPRGLFGLVHPEPR
- the rlmN gene encoding 23S rRNA (adenine(2503)-C(2))-methyltransferase RlmN, whose amino-acid sequence is MVADLDPERNVVTDAQSDRSSVSPSGLVLPATPLADKEIPVVVRSPKRTKPPRHWIDLSVEERVQAVKDLGLPAFRARQISAHVFDRWEVDPTEWTDLPKSVRQQVADAWFPSLLTEVSRQSCDRGMTVKTLWRLHGGALVESVLMHYPPTRHSAARTTLCISSQAGCGMACPFCATGQGGIQRNMSSAEIVSQVLAANRLIAAGEVPGANGRVHNIVFMGMGEPMANYRSVLSAIRTLTADGPDGVGMSARALTVSTVGLVPRIKALTEEAIPVTLAVSLHAPDDELRDELIPVNRRWKVDELLDAAWQYAEKTKRRVSIEYALMKDINDQADRAAVLARQIRRRGDWTWAHVNLIPLNPTPGSRWTASRPEDQDAFVQTLERWKIPVTVRDTRGSDIDGACGQLAAVGRSEGLGN
- the pyrH gene encoding UMP kinase, whose amino-acid sequence is MMPERYNRVLLKLSGEVFGGGGVGVDADVVAAKAREIAEIANSGVQVAVVVGGGNFFRGAELQQHGMQRDRADYMGMLGTVMNCLALQDFCEKAGVDTRVQTAITMGQVAEPYIPRKAERHMEKGRVVIFGAGSGMPYFSTDTVAAQRALEIGAEVLLMGKQGVDGVYDCDPKTNPNAHKFDELTYDEFLSRDLKVADATAVAMARDNDLTMVFFNLETPDNIARVINGEDIGTTVHR
- the tsf gene encoding translation elongation factor Ts, with translation MAITAAEVKKLRDATGAGMMDAKKALTEADGDFDKAVDILRVSGAAKAAKRSDREASNGLVAAAGTSLVHIGSETDFVAKNEEFIAAAKEIAEAVEKAGADSTDAANAAVLADGTTVADKLGGLAATIGEKIELANAAHFDGNAHVYLHRRSQDLPPQVGVMVEYAGDDMETVHGVCLQIAAMSPRWLSRDEVPADVIEHERTVAADIAREEGKPEKIIDRIVDGRLNGFYKENCLLDQPAISDDKKSVAQTLEAAGVTIKRFVRFSAGE
- the dxr gene encoding 1-deoxy-D-xylulose-5-phosphate reductoisomerase; protein product: MKKVIILGSTGSIGTQTLEVIASRRDHFEVVGVSAGGSDVGLLAQQVLDFSIPVVALARQDAAEELLRALAVQAGSRDIPVPNPQILTGPQASTQLAGMPADVVCNAITGAAGLRPTLATLAAGTTLALANKESLVIGGKLVTQAAAPGQIVAVDSEHSAFAQCLRGGRRNEVRRLVLTASGGPFRGRDRQSLADVTAADAMKHPTWNMGRVITINSSTLVNKGLELLEAALLYDVDLDDITVVVHPQSIVHSMVEFWDGATIAQASPPDMKLPIALGLSWPDRLPEAAACCDWSTATQWTFEPLDNETFGAVELARRAGKAAGTAPAVFNAANESCVDAFCEGRIGFLDITDTIATVLDEHLTQDGNGEPGARHIGDENLSLDAVLAADSWGRRRAAELCAQGRGQ
- a CDS encoding phosphatidate cytidylyltransferase; this encodes MGTSQNKATATRTPRAGRDLPAAIITGLVLCGAVIGTVGWWHWGFVLLMALALVAGAIELHRAMARLGMNSAVVPICVGTVVMVIGAYAASTMNLHILPNTFLVATLGATTVAAMAWRLPRGSQGFVKDVAASLFTIAYLPLLGCFVPLMMGDDGGSRRIATWILCIVASDTGGYAVGVLFGKHKMAPRISPKKSWEGFAGSVITAALVGWACLGGLLSAPVWAGLLLGVVLAFTGTAGDFVESMIKRDAGIKDMSNFLPGHGGIMDRLDSVLFSAPFAWLVMSLVL
- the gdhA gene encoding NADP-specific glutamate dehydrogenase — protein: MDSQLEDAYQEVLKRNPGESEFHQAVREVFESLGPVLQKNPQYVEAAVLSRICEPERQIIFRVPWFDDKGKVRINRGFRVEYSSVLGPFKGGLRFHPSVYLGTIKFLGFEQIFKNALTGMPIGGAKGGSDFDPHEASDGEVMRFCQSFMTELYRHLGENTDVPAGDIGVGGREIGFLFGQYKRITNRHESGVLTGKGLTWGGSLVRTEATGYGTVFFVQSMLATRGKSLDGLRVTVSGSGNVAIYAIEKAQDLGATVVACSDSSGYVVDEKGIDVALLKQVKEVERARICEYAARRDSATFHTDGSIWDTAVDVALPCATQNELDGQAAATLIRNGVVAVAEGANMPCTPEAVRAFQEAGVLFAPGKASNAGGVATSALEMQQNAARDSWDFDATEARLQQIMADIHDRCIETAEAYGHPGDYVMGANIAGFTKVADAVIAMGVV